A genomic stretch from Schistosoma haematobium chromosome 4, whole genome shotgun sequence includes:
- the TMEM86A_2 gene encoding Lysoplasmalogenase-like protein tmem86a (EggNog:ENOG410VBYT~COG:S), producing MLTFEPISRIAVVKCLGPRLVLFFKTFALFYVLYPKYESTVGYCVFKCAPILSLVAFVYMYGVKIPNNQAYSLKIFLGLLFSCLGDAFLVWPSLLIPGTAMFAITHILYIYAFGFQRLKLSILFILLPILLCVCVSVKEGLDGINTLVIPAYGLILVIMVWRALAQLTKHEYSIPWTCIASAVGGLLFGVSDTILGICLFSSDISPFKCNLILPTYYAGQLLISVSVVDSHLTSIKTSPYHEDKKQ from the exons ATGTTGACGTTCGAACCAATCAGTCGAATAGCTGTT GTCAAATGTTTGGGACCACGTTTAGTTTTATTCTTTAAAACATTTGCTTTATTCTATGTTCTTTATCCGAAATATGAGTCGACTGTGGGTTATTGTGTTTTCAAATGTGCACCTATTTTATCACTTGTTGCATTTGTTTATATGTATGGGGTTAAGATACCAAACAATCAAGCCTATTCTTTAAAAATTTTTCTTGGTCTTCTATTCTCTTGTTTAGGCGATGCATTTTTGGTATGGCCTAGTCTTCTTATTCCTGGCACGGCTATGTTTGCCATTACACATATATTATACATTTACGCATTTGGTTTTCAACGTTTAAAACTATCTATATTGTTCATTTTACTGCCAATACTTCTCTGTGTATGTGTTTCTGTAAAAGAAGGACTAGACGGTATCAATACACTTGTTATTCCAGCTTATGGATTAATATTAGTAATTATGGTATGGCGTGCATTAGCCCAATTAACTAAACATGAATATTCTATACCATGGACATGTATAGCTTCTGCCGTTGGTGGATTACTATTTGGTGTATCTGATACTATATTGGGAATTTGTTTATTCTCTAGTGATATATCGCCatttaaatgtaatttaattttACCAACGTATTATGCTGGTCAGTTGTTGATTTCTGTATCTGTTGTTGATAGCCATTTAACATCAATAAAAACGAGTCCATATCATGAAGATAAAAAGCAGTAG